One window of the Candidatus Saccharibacteria bacterium genome contains the following:
- a CDS encoding helix-turn-helix domain-containing protein, whose amino-acid sequence MPVGKHIEQHIKDEIILKIRDGGLKVSEAADQYGVSSKTIYGWLRAGVVDGNRNLILENNRLKRELEQAYRVLGRLTAESQRPKG is encoded by the coding sequence ATGCCTGTTGGCAAACATATTGAGCAACATATAAAAGATGAAATCATCCTCAAAATACGAGATGGTGGTCTCAAGGTCAGTGAAGCTGCTGACCAGTACGGGGTTAGTAGCAAGACCATCTACGGTTGGCTAAGAGCTGGTGTTGTAGACGGCAACCGTAACCTCATCCTCGAAAACAATCGACTCAAGCGTGAGCTTGAGCAGGCCTACCGAGTGCTTGGTAGGCTGACCGCCGAAAGTCAGCGCCCAAAAGGTTAG
- a CDS encoding IS3 family transposase — protein sequence MDEVDPGWRKQYSKLLGLGRTSYYVRPAKQAETDRQAIARLQAAHELHPFYGVDRLALHLGWNKKKTRRIRTLAGVIIPTPTKKRRSGWSAAAEISAPPNALQCYARLKDELRPQDGQSYADMVNAHAWAQDFTYLWFEKRWHYLAVVLDLKTRQVVGWRLGTRHTSELTHEALLDALSKHPAPAILHSDQGSEYLSYRHQDLCNKMEIQLSASTKASPWQNGFMERWFGGFKREVCNLTQYKNLAALHEAIALHIYYYNHKRIHSALKMSPAAYAASLNKRDRVFAKRGG from the coding sequence CTGGACGAGGTCGACCCAGGGTGGCGCAAGCAATACAGCAAGCTCCTGGGCCTTGGCCGGACAAGCTACTATGTTCGTCCAGCGAAACAAGCAGAAACCGACCGACAGGCTATTGCGCGGCTACAGGCAGCCCACGAACTCCACCCATTCTACGGCGTCGACCGGTTAGCACTGCACCTTGGCTGGAACAAAAAGAAAACCAGACGTATCCGTACGCTTGCGGGTGTTATCATACCGACACCAACTAAGAAGCGTCGGAGCGGTTGGTCTGCAGCAGCAGAGATTAGCGCACCGCCTAACGCTCTACAGTGCTACGCTCGTCTTAAAGACGAGCTGCGGCCACAGGACGGTCAAAGCTATGCCGACATGGTCAATGCTCATGCGTGGGCGCAGGACTTTACATACCTGTGGTTCGAGAAGCGCTGGCACTATCTGGCGGTGGTGCTCGACCTGAAAACCAGGCAAGTGGTTGGTTGGCGGCTCGGTACACGACATACCAGCGAGCTGACCCACGAGGCACTACTCGATGCACTCAGCAAGCATCCAGCGCCAGCAATCCTCCACTCTGATCAAGGTTCTGAATACTTGAGCTACAGGCACCAAGACCTCTGCAACAAAATGGAAATCCAACTTAGTGCGAGCACCAAAGCCAGCCCCTGGCAGAATGGTTTCATGGAGCGATGGTTTGGTGGCTTCAAGCGCGAAGTCTGCAACCTGACACAATACAAAAACTTAGCGGCACTCCACGAAGCCATTGCCCTGCACATCTACTATTACAACCATAAGCGTATCCACAGCGCATTAAAGATGAGCCCGGCAGCTTACGCTGCCAGTCTCAACAAGAGAGACAGGGTGTTCGCTAAAAGGGGAGGTTGA
- a CDS encoding DEAD/DEAH box helicase — MPTSTRRGFAYKSSRSPYSKPKPQRKPRGRGQYINPERFVRVATPKDSESYETKHKFSDFALDKRLQQNIARKGYDTPTPIQDQTIALGLAGKDVIGIAGTGTGKTAAFALPILHQILNDHTSRALIVAPTRELAQQIATECRGMAQGSNIMSALLLGGMSYGPQLRDLRSRPRLVIGTPGRIKDHLDRGTLQLGQFNLVVFDEVDRMLDMGFVNDVRLLLEHVAPKRQSFYFSATMDTRVDGLIRTFSPHAELVTVKTNDTSENVHQDVVRFSGKTDKENKLHDTLIHPDTEKAIIFEATQRGVERLENELRLRGFNVASIHGGKSQAKRAHALASFKKGDVTILVATDVAARGLDVTDITHVINYTQPQTYDDYIHRIGRSGRAGRIGYALTFVEQ, encoded by the coding sequence ATGCCCACATCAACAAGACGTGGCTTTGCTTACAAAAGCAGCCGTTCGCCGTACAGCAAACCAAAACCGCAGCGCAAACCGCGCGGCCGCGGTCAGTATATTAACCCAGAGCGTTTTGTTCGCGTCGCGACACCTAAAGACAGCGAGTCGTACGAGACAAAGCACAAATTTTCTGACTTTGCGCTCGACAAACGATTGCAGCAAAACATAGCTCGCAAAGGCTACGACACCCCAACGCCTATTCAAGACCAAACCATCGCGCTTGGACTGGCTGGGAAAGACGTCATCGGCATCGCGGGAACCGGTACCGGCAAAACAGCCGCATTTGCGCTACCCATTTTGCACCAAATACTAAACGACCACACGAGCCGCGCCCTCATTGTTGCCCCAACAAGGGAACTTGCCCAGCAAATCGCAACCGAGTGCCGAGGCATGGCGCAGGGCAGCAATATTATGAGCGCGCTCCTCCTTGGCGGTATGTCCTACGGTCCTCAGCTTCGTGACCTGCGCTCTCGACCGCGACTTGTCATAGGTACACCGGGCCGGATAAAGGACCACCTCGACCGCGGCACGCTCCAGCTTGGTCAGTTCAACCTGGTTGTATTCGACGAAGTTGACCGAATGCTCGACATGGGTTTTGTAAACGACGTCCGTTTACTCCTCGAGCATGTGGCTCCAAAACGCCAGTCGTTTTATTTCTCTGCAACCATGGATACCCGCGTCGACGGACTCATTCGAACATTCTCACCACACGCAGAACTTGTCACCGTAAAAACAAATGACACCAGTGAGAACGTGCATCAAGACGTTGTTCGTTTTAGCGGCAAGACAGACAAAGAAAACAAACTCCACGACACCCTCATTCACCCAGACACAGAAAAAGCCATTATATTTGAGGCGACCCAGCGCGGAGTAGAACGGCTGGAAAACGAGCTTCGTCTGCGCGGCTTCAATGTTGCCAGCATCCATGGCGGCAAAAGCCAGGCCAAGCGCGCCCATGCCCTCGCCAGCTTTAAAAAAGGCGATGTAACTATTCTGGTCGCCACCGACGTTGCAGCGCGTGGTCTCGACGTTACCGACATAACCCATGTCATTAACTACACCCAGCCACAGACATACGACGATTACATTCACCGTATTGGGCGTTCTGGCCGAGCAGGGCGTATTGGCTATGCATTAACGTTTGTAGAGCAATAA
- a CDS encoding aminotransferase class IV, with the protein MSFSFFSRGGVVLPVEQATVPLASIEYSYGYGVYETIRVSHGIARFVDEHCRRLELSADAIGLEHHYQPSEIERYITDIIAANEVETCNIKLLLIGGKTAADAELYILCLAPYFVERKLYKTGCHCVTYEYERMYPHAKTLNMLPSYLAYRGAQSQGAHDALLINRRGEITEGTRSNFFTLKGSTIYSPPEEDILLGVTRDHVLALAKEQGFDIVHQPIPLDTLSSYDAAFLTSTSAKILPIQSIAGKTFESVPAALRSLMNTFNALY; encoded by the coding sequence ATGAGTTTTTCGTTTTTTTCGCGGGGCGGCGTTGTATTGCCCGTAGAGCAGGCGACAGTGCCGCTTGCGAGCATCGAGTATTCCTACGGCTACGGCGTGTACGAAACCATCCGCGTTTCGCACGGCATAGCACGTTTTGTAGATGAGCATTGCCGCCGGCTAGAACTATCTGCAGACGCAATTGGGCTCGAACACCACTACCAACCAAGTGAAATTGAGCGGTATATAACAGATATCATCGCTGCAAATGAAGTGGAAACGTGTAACATCAAACTACTGCTCATTGGGGGCAAAACAGCGGCCGATGCCGAGCTATACATACTCTGCCTGGCGCCGTATTTTGTTGAGCGCAAACTCTACAAAACTGGCTGTCACTGCGTTACCTATGAGTACGAGCGCATGTACCCTCACGCCAAAACGCTCAATATGCTGCCGAGTTATTTGGCGTACCGCGGCGCCCAATCACAGGGCGCACATGACGCGCTGCTTATAAACCGCCGCGGCGAAATTACCGAAGGTACGCGCAGCAACTTCTTTACACTGAAGGGCAGTACCATTTACTCACCGCCCGAGGAAGATATTTTGCTGGGCGTCACGCGCGACCATGTGCTCGCGCTTGCGAAAGAACAGGGCTTTGACATTGTTCACCAGCCCATACCTCTCGACACACTCAGCAGCTACGACGCCGCGTTCCTCACCAGCACCAGCGCGAAAATCCTTCCAATCCAGTCAATCGCGGGGAAAACATTCGAATCTGTACCAGCAGCACTTCGTAGTCTAATGAACACATTTAACGCATTGTATTAA
- a CDS encoding adenylosuccinate synthase yields MKIIGVFGQQRGDEGKGRVVDMLAEECDIVARFNGGSNAGHTVVLPDGRELALHIVPSGIAHPKAVNVIGNGTIVDPVRFADELRDIEKLGIQVTPENLKVSASAHLVLPHYKQLEEIRELGRGAQGSTKAGIADTYAAKAQRAGVRAERLLGSHESLLQVVREGLESVGPARKEHGLASVDIENEVKSYALALQKLQPFVTDTSLYVNERLVGGATLLAEGAQAFLLDIDHGMYPYVTSSSTTAGGVAPGLGIAPTTLERSIGIVKAVQSHVGGGPFVTEIHDEKLLSVLHGDMSTIDAEKGTTTGRVRRLGYLDITGIRRANMVNGTTELAITKLDWVPRYGKTIKVCISYTYRGETLTMAPDSAWALEKCEPVYEELSSWGEDITEVRSFADLPQAAQDYITALETWTGLPVTYIGVGPRRDQVIIR; encoded by the coding sequence GTGAAAATCATCGGTGTATTTGGGCAGCAACGCGGCGACGAAGGCAAAGGCCGTGTTGTGGATATGCTCGCAGAGGAATGTGACATTGTAGCGCGGTTCAATGGCGGCAGTAATGCTGGCCACACCGTGGTACTGCCGGACGGCCGGGAACTCGCCCTGCACATTGTGCCCTCCGGCATTGCTCACCCGAAGGCCGTGAACGTTATAGGCAATGGCACCATTGTTGACCCTGTACGCTTTGCCGATGAGTTACGTGACATCGAAAAACTTGGCATACAGGTTACGCCGGAAAACTTAAAGGTGAGCGCCAGCGCTCACCTGGTGCTGCCGCATTATAAGCAGCTCGAGGAAATCCGCGAGCTCGGCCGTGGTGCGCAGGGCTCTACCAAGGCCGGTATAGCTGACACGTACGCCGCCAAGGCGCAGCGTGCTGGTGTACGCGCAGAGCGCCTGCTCGGGAGCCATGAGTCGCTCCTACAGGTTGTGCGCGAAGGGCTTGAGTCTGTGGGGCCGGCACGAAAAGAGCATGGTCTAGCATCTGTTGACATAGAAAATGAAGTGAAATCGTACGCGCTAGCGCTCCAAAAACTCCAGCCGTTTGTAACCGACACATCGTTGTACGTAAACGAGAGGCTAGTTGGCGGCGCAACGCTGCTTGCCGAAGGGGCACAGGCATTTTTACTGGACATAGACCATGGCATGTACCCGTACGTCACGTCCTCCTCTACTACAGCAGGTGGTGTGGCGCCTGGGCTCGGGATTGCCCCGACGACCCTCGAGCGTTCAATAGGTATTGTTAAAGCGGTGCAGTCACACGTGGGCGGCGGGCCGTTTGTAACGGAAATTCATGATGAAAAACTTCTGAGCGTTCTCCACGGCGACATGTCGACTATAGATGCCGAAAAAGGCACCACGACCGGACGCGTCCGCCGGCTGGGCTACTTAGACATTACCGGCATACGCCGCGCGAATATGGTCAACGGCACAACCGAACTCGCCATTACTAAGCTCGACTGGGTGCCTCGCTACGGCAAAACAATCAAAGTGTGTATCTCGTACACATACCGCGGTGAAACACTGACCATGGCGCCAGATTCTGCCTGGGCGCTCGAAAAGTGCGAGCCGGTGTACGAAGAGCTTTCCTCCTGGGGCGAAGATATAACAGAGGTGCGTTCCTTCGCGGATTTGCCGCAGGCCGCTCAAGACTATATAACCGCACTCGAAACATGGACCGGCCTCCCCGTTACCTACATAGGCGTTGGCCCCCGCCGCGACCAGGTCATCATCCGTTAA
- a CDS encoding DUF3052 domain-containing protein, producing the protein MSAPAGYSGTPLLQKLGYVPGKISYVDSIAPYFTEVRDDITLNAPSSYDFIHIFVKTPDELQRSADYATSKLAKNGMLWISWPKQTANPTAVLSSNIVRAYGLSIGLVDVKVAAIDAEWSGLKFVYRTKDR; encoded by the coding sequence ATGAGTGCTCCCGCAGGGTATAGCGGCACACCGCTGCTACAAAAACTCGGCTATGTCCCTGGCAAGATATCGTACGTGGACAGTATTGCCCCCTACTTTACAGAAGTACGTGATGATATCACACTGAACGCTCCCAGCTCATACGATTTCATTCATATTTTTGTAAAAACACCCGACGAGCTCCAACGCTCAGCCGACTACGCTACCTCCAAGCTCGCAAAGAACGGTATGTTATGGATTTCATGGCCAAAACAAACAGCGAACCCCACAGCGGTGCTGAGTAGCAATATTGTACGAGCCTACGGGCTTTCTATTGGATTAGTCGACGTCAAGGTCGCAGCAATTGATGCCGAGTGGTCGGGGCTGAAATTTGTCTACCGTACAAAAGACCGCTAA
- a CDS encoding DUF1801 domain-containing protein produces MSIDEYLSNFSGETLRRLCTIRSIIRAAAPDAVESVAYAMPAYKLHNKPLVYFAGYDTHIGFYATPNGHEAFKTEFAPYVQGKGSVQFPHNQPLPEELIRRVVTYRIAEVNRSASEHQKTRSRA; encoded by the coding sequence ATGAGCATCGACGAATACCTCAGCAACTTCAGCGGCGAAACTCTTCGGCGGCTCTGTACCATACGCAGTATTATTCGCGCTGCAGCACCAGACGCCGTTGAGTCGGTGGCGTACGCTATGCCAGCGTACAAGCTGCATAACAAACCGCTCGTGTATTTTGCTGGCTACGATACTCACATTGGCTTCTATGCAACTCCCAACGGCCATGAGGCATTTAAAACCGAGTTTGCTCCCTATGTACAGGGCAAAGGTTCCGTGCAATTCCCGCACAATCAGCCCCTGCCAGAAGAGCTTATTCGACGTGTGGTGACGTACCGCATAGCGGAAGTGAATCGTTCTGCTTCGGAGCACCAAAAAACGAGGAGCCGAGCATGA
- a CDS encoding DUF1801 domain-containing protein gives MAKSENKTKPTDVSVDAFIAGVAEPRQGEARKLLAIMRDITGEEPVMWGPSMIGFGSYHYTYASGREGDMLKIGFSPRKPALVLYGLVHYEENEVNSELLGSLGPHERGKGCLYIKNLHAVDEATLRQMITNAYHHTTTT, from the coding sequence ATGGCAAAAAGCGAAAACAAGACCAAACCGACCGATGTCAGCGTCGATGCGTTTATTGCTGGCGTGGCGGAACCTCGGCAGGGTGAAGCACGCAAACTACTAGCAATCATGCGCGACATAACAGGCGAGGAGCCAGTGATGTGGGGGCCGAGCATGATTGGGTTTGGCAGCTATCATTACACGTATGCATCTGGCCGCGAGGGCGACATGCTCAAAATTGGTTTTTCACCGCGCAAACCAGCACTCGTACTCTATGGGCTTGTGCACTACGAGGAAAATGAAGTGAACAGCGAACTGCTTGGTAGCCTTGGCCCACACGAACGAGGCAAAGGTTGCTTGTACATAAAGAACTTGCATGCGGTGGACGAGGCAACGCTGCGGCAGATGATTACAAATGCCTATCACCACACTACTACTACATGA
- a CDS encoding ABC transporter permease: protein MAVELVFTSKSKIGSMVSDSLIMIRRSSRHILRNTDQLLGAFFQPIMFLVLFASVFGGSIEKALPSGVSYINFLMAGIVVQTVAFGSTTTAIAVTNDLKKGIVDRFRSLPMSNLAVLNGHVISDILRNGISTLVMLVAGFVIGFRPQASVFEWFQILGLLLLFTLTFSWLSAIIGVLAKSVEAVQWLTFVIIFPLTFASSAFTPTDGMGKYLKLFAENQPITQVVEAIRALILGNPVGGYLWKAAAWCVLLLVIAVPVAAQLFRRKTTS, encoded by the coding sequence ATGGCGGTTGAACTTGTCTTTACCTCAAAATCAAAAATAGGTTCTATGGTAAGCGATTCGCTCATTATGATACGGCGCAGTAGCCGTCACATACTGCGCAATACCGACCAGCTGCTGGGCGCGTTTTTTCAGCCAATTATGTTTCTGGTGCTGTTTGCATCGGTGTTTGGTGGCTCTATAGAAAAGGCCTTGCCGAGCGGTGTGAGCTACATAAACTTTCTCATGGCGGGCATTGTTGTGCAGACGGTGGCGTTTGGCTCGACGACCACTGCTATTGCGGTTACGAATGACCTCAAAAAAGGTATTGTCGACAGGTTTCGTAGCCTTCCCATGTCTAACTTGGCGGTGTTGAATGGCCATGTCATATCAGATATTTTGCGAAACGGCATTTCCACGCTGGTTATGCTGGTGGCGGGTTTTGTAATTGGGTTTCGGCCGCAAGCCAGTGTGTTTGAATGGTTTCAGATACTTGGTTTACTGCTTCTCTTTACGCTCACGTTTTCCTGGCTGTCGGCCATTATTGGGGTGCTTGCAAAAAGCGTTGAGGCGGTACAGTGGCTGACATTTGTCATTATTTTTCCGCTCACCTTTGCTTCGAGTGCGTTTACCCCAACCGACGGCATGGGAAAGTATTTGAAACTATTTGCCGAAAATCAACCAATCACTCAGGTGGTTGAAGCGATTCGGGCACTCATACTTGGTAACCCGGTTGGCGGGTACCTGTGGAAGGCGGCTGCCTGGTGCGTGCTGCTGCTTGTCATTGCCGTGCCAGTCGCTGCCCAGCTTTTTCGTCGTAAAACAACGTCATAA
- a CDS encoding ATP-binding cassette domain-containing protein codes for MSVSSTRKPAIVVQSLRKSYGSNEVLRGVSFVVERGTMLALLGPNGAGKTTTVRILSTLLLPDSGSVTVEGHDVRDDAEAVRSVIGLTGQSAAVDELLTGRENLVMMGQLYRLTTPSAKARAQELLEEFDLVDAADRPSKTYSGGMRRRLDLAVSLIATPPVIFLDEPTTGLDPRSRLVMWDIIKRLMSQGTTILLTTQYLEEADQLADQIVLIDGGKVVAEGTAAELKSKVGKDRLVLTFAQNKQVQDAARVLETHGGVAHPETLQVALPIEHPTEVKTVLELLQRHKITVASLDIHKPTLDDVFLAVTKKPTGAGKEDV; via the coding sequence ATGAGTGTGAGCTCTACTCGTAAACCGGCTATAGTCGTTCAGAGCCTGCGTAAGTCGTATGGTAGCAACGAAGTCCTGCGCGGCGTTAGTTTCGTGGTCGAACGCGGGACCATGCTCGCACTGCTTGGCCCGAATGGCGCGGGCAAGACGACAACGGTTCGTATTTTGAGTACGCTGTTACTGCCTGATAGCGGGTCGGTAACAGTGGAAGGACACGATGTGCGCGACGATGCCGAAGCGGTCCGCTCTGTTATTGGGCTGACTGGCCAGTCAGCCGCAGTAGACGAACTGCTGACCGGTCGTGAAAACTTGGTTATGATGGGCCAGCTGTACCGCCTGACGACCCCAAGTGCCAAGGCTCGGGCCCAAGAACTCCTGGAGGAGTTTGACCTGGTGGACGCAGCAGACCGCCCTAGCAAAACGTACTCGGGCGGTATGCGCCGCCGGCTTGACTTGGCCGTGAGTCTGATTGCGACGCCCCCCGTCATCTTTTTGGACGAACCAACAACCGGGCTTGACCCTCGCTCGCGACTGGTCATGTGGGATATTATTAAACGTCTTATGAGCCAGGGTACGACTATCTTGCTCACGACGCAGTATCTTGAGGAGGCTGACCAACTGGCTGACCAGATTGTACTCATAGACGGTGGCAAGGTGGTGGCCGAAGGGACAGCGGCGGAGTTAAAGAGTAAGGTTGGTAAAGACCGGCTGGTACTGACGTTTGCGCAAAACAAACAGGTGCAGGACGCGGCCCGTGTGCTTGAAACGCATGGTGGTGTTGCTCACCCCGAAACACTGCAGGTAGCCTTGCCTATCGAGCACCCCACTGAGGTCAAAACTGTTCTCGAGCTCCTTCAGCGGCACAAGATTACGGTAGCTTCGCTTGATATTCATAAGCCGACGCTGGATGACGTTTTTTTGGCGGTTACCAAAAAACCAACGGGGGCCGGAAAGGAAGATGTGTAA
- a CDS encoding zinc metalloprotease HtpX gives MKSFAKTTLLLGALTGLFLAVGYMLGGRSGAIIALLLATIMNFGMYWFSGSMVLKMQRAVPLDVKAYPHIEKAVRELAKKDGLPMPKLYFVDSPIPNAFATGRSPKHAVVAVNRGITEILNERELRAVIAHELGHVKNYDMLVSTIAAAVGGAISILAEMAFWGGSLFGGNDEEGNNWVGGIAMLILAPFAAMLIQMAVSRSREFGADEHGAHLIGQGGDLASALKKLEDFKPNMAGLQPRPNDQATAHLMFTNMFSMQGLSSLFSTHPSTAARVERLQRMR, from the coding sequence ATGAAAAGTTTTGCAAAAACAACACTGCTACTGGGCGCCCTGACAGGTCTGTTTCTTGCCGTGGGTTACATGCTCGGCGGGCGGAGCGGGGCAATTATTGCGTTGCTGCTCGCTACCATCATGAACTTTGGCATGTACTGGTTTAGCGGCAGCATGGTCCTAAAAATGCAGCGCGCCGTGCCGCTTGACGTCAAAGCGTACCCGCACATAGAAAAAGCCGTACGAGAACTGGCTAAAAAAGATGGCCTGCCCATGCCAAAACTTTACTTCGTAGATTCACCCATTCCAAACGCCTTTGCCACTGGTCGCAGCCCCAAACATGCCGTTGTAGCGGTAAACAGGGGGATTACCGAAATCCTGAACGAACGTGAGCTTCGCGCCGTTATTGCCCACGAACTCGGCCACGTTAAGAACTACGATATGCTGGTTTCTACCATAGCCGCAGCCGTTGGCGGCGCCATATCCATCTTGGCGGAAATGGCGTTTTGGGGCGGTTCTCTTTTTGGCGGAAATGACGAAGAAGGCAACAACTGGGTTGGCGGCATAGCTATGCTTATTCTTGCGCCGTTTGCCGCCATGCTCATACAAATGGCCGTGTCACGTAGCCGCGAGTTTGGTGCTGATGAGCACGGCGCACACTTGATAGGCCAGGGCGGCGACCTTGCCAGCGCCCTAAAGAAGCTCGAAGATTTCAAGCCAAACATGGCAGGCTTACAGCCACGCCCGAACGACCAAGCGACCGCACACCTCATGTTTACCAACATGTTTAGTATGCAGGGACTGTCCAGCCTGTTTTCCACCCACCCAAGTACTGCCGCCCGGGTTGAACGGCTCCAGCGAATGAGATAA
- a CDS encoding diguanylate cyclase, with the protein MLYDPTKTYAENVAEGPFDVDAKDYRDSSVEPAYTFLGFPINFPFGIAAGSLPTSRHTSAAFRLGYDVVVYKTQRAHEFPCNPFPNVLPIAVDGDLTLEKLKQPLVVLPDYPPTPTALNITNSFGVPSPDPSVWTADLPAALAGVGDGQLLIMSVVGTIREGYGANEYYDDFATAAGLAKQAGAKVVEINLSCPNVASEGVICYSHDAVVEICKRTKAVLGDTPLVIKIGYFTRDQQITLEEIIRDVNEYVAAISAINTLQGTIVDENGEQALPGPGRLRSGVCGAGIRWAGLDMVRRLDALRKKEGYGYEIIGVGGVMTPADFAEYRAAGADVVQAVTAPMWNEHLSQDVKTVYSTPSS; encoded by the coding sequence ATGCTATACGACCCAACCAAAACATATGCAGAGAACGTAGCGGAGGGGCCCTTTGATGTTGATGCCAAAGATTACCGCGACTCAAGTGTTGAACCGGCCTATACGTTTCTCGGCTTTCCTATAAACTTCCCATTTGGCATAGCGGCTGGTTCCCTGCCGACCTCTCGGCATACAAGCGCGGCTTTTCGCCTGGGCTACGATGTAGTGGTGTATAAAACCCAGCGAGCACACGAGTTTCCGTGCAATCCTTTCCCGAACGTTCTACCGATTGCGGTAGATGGTGATTTGACGCTCGAAAAGCTCAAACAACCGCTGGTCGTGCTTCCCGACTATCCGCCCACCCCGACTGCCTTAAACATCACTAACTCATTTGGCGTGCCGTCGCCAGACCCGAGCGTCTGGACAGCAGACCTGCCTGCTGCGCTCGCGGGTGTGGGCGACGGGCAGCTGCTCATAATGAGCGTGGTGGGGACAATCCGTGAGGGCTATGGGGCAAATGAATATTATGATGACTTTGCCACGGCCGCAGGCCTCGCCAAACAAGCGGGTGCAAAAGTGGTCGAAATAAACCTATCGTGTCCGAATGTCGCAAGCGAGGGTGTTATCTGCTACAGCCACGATGCGGTCGTTGAAATATGTAAGCGTACCAAAGCAGTGTTGGGTGATACTCCGCTCGTCATAAAAATTGGCTATTTCACCCGGGATCAGCAAATTACCCTTGAGGAAATCATCCGGGATGTCAATGAGTATGTCGCTGCCATTAGTGCTATCAACACGTTACAAGGAACCATTGTGGATGAAAACGGCGAGCAAGCGTTACCTGGGCCGGGTCGGCTACGAAGCGGCGTGTGCGGTGCGGGCATACGTTGGGCGGGGCTGGATATGGTACGACGGCTGGATGCGCTCCGCAAAAAAGAAGGCTACGGCTACGAAATTATTGGTGTGGGCGGCGTCATGACGCCGGCTGACTTTGCCGAGTATCGTGCAGCCGGTGCAGACGTAGTGCAGGCCGTGACCGCTCCTATGTGGAACGAACACCTCTCGCAGGACGTCAAGACCGTATACTCCACCCCGTCATCCTGA
- the pyrF gene encoding orotidine-5'-phosphate decarboxylase encodes MNFQERLGQATANGSLVCIGLDSEVTKLPAGLDQLAFNKAIVDATHDLVCAYKPNTAFYEARGAEGIQVLKDTCGYIRSVAPNVLIILDAKRADIGNTNAGYVQFAYEYLGADAITLHPYLGGEALEPFLARGHKGAIILCRTSNPGSGEFQDRLIDGHKLYEHVAKMVANDWNGQQNCMLVVGATYPEEAARVRAIVGDDVWFLVPGVGAQGGSVEATMAAAQNSHGDGLIISSSREILFVSSGSDFAEAARSKADALRSEINSYRKGK; translated from the coding sequence GTGAATTTTCAGGAGCGATTAGGACAGGCTACGGCAAACGGTTCTCTAGTATGTATTGGGCTTGATAGTGAGGTTACGAAGCTGCCTGCTGGTCTTGACCAGCTGGCGTTCAATAAGGCCATAGTCGATGCCACGCATGACCTGGTGTGCGCCTACAAACCAAACACGGCGTTTTATGAAGCGCGGGGTGCCGAAGGCATTCAGGTACTGAAAGACACGTGCGGCTACATTCGTTCGGTGGCGCCCAATGTGCTTATCATACTCGACGCCAAGCGGGCCGACATAGGCAATACCAACGCCGGGTATGTGCAGTTTGCCTACGAATATTTGGGGGCAGATGCGATTACCCTGCACCCGTATCTTGGGGGTGAAGCACTCGAGCCGTTTCTGGCGCGTGGTCATAAGGGTGCAATTATTCTTTGCCGCACTTCAAATCCCGGCTCGGGTGAGTTCCAGGACCGGCTAATCGATGGTCACAAGCTGTACGAGCACGTTGCGAAGATGGTGGCAAACGACTGGAATGGGCAGCAAAATTGCATGCTGGTGGTCGGTGCAACCTACCCCGAAGAAGCTGCGCGCGTTCGTGCGATTGTGGGCGATGATGTTTGGTTCTTGGTGCCGGGTGTGGGCGCGCAGGGCGGCAGCGTGGAAGCTACCATGGCGGCCGCGCAGAATAGCCACGGCGACGGGCTCATTATTTCCAGCTCGCGCGAGATACTATTTGTATCCTCCGGCAGCGACTTTGCCGAGGCCGCCCGCAGCAAAGCAGATGCACTCCGAAGTGAAATTAACTCCTACAGAAAGGGCAAATGA